One Coffea arabica cultivar ET-39 chromosome 5c, Coffea Arabica ET-39 HiFi, whole genome shotgun sequence DNA window includes the following coding sequences:
- the LOC140007821 gene encoding uncharacterized protein, which yields MDALWKLEDKWKLSTQEAVAFFACTAFLVIGACFATFLKRRAKRSGLVHQEPCMNTEATDEAKRSDQKQMKKWGAVKELLMGSVRWSGVSKLEERRLSGSQRERAAPLLVVGGEKCEENLGRLSHNSSSAVWQRPILMGEKCELPRFSGLILYDERGRPLDQHGDIQSIDDFQGDQERPSTSVRTTLRDFL from the exons ATGGATGCTCTATGGAAATTAGAAGATAAGTGGAAGCTATCAACCCAAGAAGCTGTAGCATTTTTTGCATGCACTGCTTTTCTGGTCATTGGAGCTTGCTTTGCCACATTCCTAAAGAGGAGGGCTAAAAGAAGTGGACTAGTTCATCAAGAACCATGCATGAATACTGAAGCAACAGATGAAGCAAAGCGGTCTGATCAGAAACAGATGAAAAAATGGGGAGCTGTGAAGGAGTTGCTGATGGGTTCGGTGAGGTGGAGTGGTGTGAGCaaattggaagaaagaagattAAGTGGAAGTCAGAGGGAGAGAGCTGCACCATTGCTGGTGGTAGGAGGGGAAAAGTGTGAAGAAAATTTGGGAAGGTTGAGTCATAATTCGAGTTCTGCGGTGTGGCAAAGGCCTATATTGATGGGGGAGAAGTGTGAGTTGCCCAGGTTTAGTGGGCTTATTCTCTATGATGAAAGAGGAAGGCCACTTGATCAGCACGGTGACATTCAAAGTATTGATGATTTTCAG GGTGATCAGGAAAGACCATCTACTTCTGTTAGAACTACTCTGAGGGACTTCCTGTAA